In the Oryzias latipes chromosome 23, ASM223467v1 genome, one interval contains:
- the LOC105357081 gene encoding serine/threonine-protein kinase pim-1-like, protein MIPSEVAIMLKLQDESIHSDGKAAPVALLDWYEIAGEILLVMERPLPCEDLRHYINSHGGKLQEKEAKIIMKQIIRTAIDLEDRNIFHQDIKTDNILIQTQKNTPQARLIDFGVSCMAEKDSILRGFSGTPINGPPEAFRGFCSPGSTTVWQLGVVLYETLHYCNDFSTIHFLKGDQMIDNELSEECQDFFQACLNTSEEQRPFLQYLLHHPWLRSI, encoded by the exons ATGATTCCTTCTGAAGTGGCcataatgttaaagttacaagaTGAGTCCATTCATTCAGACGGAAAAGCAGCGCCAGTAGCCCTGTTGGACTGGTATGAGATAGCTGGAGAAATCCTCCTGGTCATGGAGAGACCACTCCCTTGTGAGGACCTACGTCATTACATTAATAGCCATGGAGGCaaactgcaagaaaaagaagCCAAG ATCATAATGAAGCAGATCATTCGCACAGCCATAGACCTTGAGGACAGAAATATCTTCCATCAAGATATCAAAACTGATAACATCCTCATTCAAACCCAGAAAAATACACCACAAGCTCGTCTGATAGACTTTGGAGTGAGCTGCATGGCAGAAAAGGATTCCATCCTCAGAGGATTTTCAG gaactcCCATAAATGGCCCCCCAGAAGCATTTAGAGGCTTTTGTAGCCCTGGATCAACCACAGTGTGGCAGCTTGGAGTAGTTCTGTATGAAACTCTCCATTACTGCAACGATTTCTCAACAATACATTTTCTCAAAGGGGATCAGATGATTGACAATGAACTGTCAGAAG AGTGCCAAGACTTTTTCCAAGCATGTTTAAATACTTCCGAAGAACAGCGCCCCTTCCTCCAATATCTCCTCCACCATCCATGGCTCAGATCAATCTAG